The DNA sequence TAGAATGGGAAGTGGGCAGTATAATTAAGAAAACTCTTGGTAAAAACGCCAGAGTGAAGTTAAAAGATCCTTCAATTCTGATAAGAATTATTCTTCAAGATGAGATGGCTTTATTAGGGTATAGAACAGGGCAAATTTCTAAAAAACACTTCTACAACTTGAAACCCCATAAAAGGCCATTTTTTTATCCGGGTTCAATGAGTCCCAAACTCGCCCGATGTATGGTAAATTTGACACGAATACGCGCTGGGGAAACCCTCTTGGACCCTTTTTGTGGAACTGGAGGAATACTTATTGAAGCAGGGGTTATTGGCACAAGAGTTATAGGAACTGATATTGACTATAAAATGGTTAAAGGAACCAAAGAAAATCTTCAATACTGTGACATTCACGATTACCATGTGTTTCAGGAAGATGCCAGAAAATTAAAGCTTCCAAAAGTAGTAGATGCAATTGTAACTGATCCACCTTATGGTATATCGGCATCCACTGGTGGTGAAAGTAGTGAAAACCTATATCACCAGTCAATGATTTCATTAGAACGATTAATAAAAGATGATGGTCTCATGTGTTTGGCTACTCCTCATTACTTGAATTTAGATGAAATATTTAAGGGTACAAAATTTAAAATAATAGAACAACACCACATAAGAATGCATAAAAGTTTAACTAGAGTCATTTCAGTCCTAAAAAAAATCTAAAATAGAAATTTTTATCTCATGTTTTTAGAAAATGGTAATTTAAGCTCCTAAAAATTACTGGAATTTTATTTAAAATATTCTAATATAATAAATTTCGTAATAAATCCATGAAGATAATTCAACATCATTTATTGATAAATTAATTATTATAATTGGTGGACATCATGAAAGCCAGAATATTTGATACTACTCTCCGTGATGGTGAACAAACCCCTGGAATATCTTTAACTCCAGATGAAAAACTCTTGATAGCCAGAAAATTGGATGAATTAGGTGTAAATGTTATCGAAGCAGGTTCAGCTATCACATCCGAAGGAGAAAGGAATGGTATTAAAAAAATAACCTCAGAAGGTCTTTCTGCCGAGTTATGTAGTTTTACCAGGGCTGTTCAGTTAGATATTGATGCTGCTCTGGAATGCGATGTGGACAGCATCCATTTGGTGGTTCCCACCTCCGACTTGCACTTGGAACACAAGCTGCGCAAATCACGAGAACAAGTAAAAAGAATGGCTGTTGAATCAACACAATATGCTGTGGATCATGGTCTTCTAGTTGAAATATCATCAGAAGATGCAACCCGCAGTGACATGGAATTTATGAAAGAGATTTTTCAAGCAGGCATAGATGCCGGTGCAAAACGCATATGTGCTTGTGATACAGTGGGTATACTCACTCCAGAACGTTCATTTGATTTTTACAGTCAATTAATGGATTTGAATGTTCCTTTAAGTGTGCATTGTCACAATGATTTTGGTTTAGCTGTAGCAAACTCTCTTGCAGGCCTTAGGGCAGGGGCAACCCAAGCCCATGTTACAGTCAATGGAATTGGAGAAAGGGCAGGGAACGCATCATTAGAAGAATTGGTTGTTTCATTATATTCCCTTTATAATGTTCAGACTCAAATTAATATTCAAATGTTATATGAAGTTTCTAAAATGGTTGCCAGGATAACAGGGATGTATTTACAACCAAACAAGGCTATAGTTGGGGAAAACGCCTTTGCCCATGAGTCAGGAATACATGCCGATGGAGTAATGAAAAAGGCGGAAACTTATGAACCAATAATGCCTGAACTCGTTGGTCATAAGCGTCGTTTTGTTATGGGTAAACATGTGGGTTCTCATATCATCAAACAAAGGATTAATGAGATGGGGTTCCGAGTTGATGATGAAAGATTCTCCCAAATATTTAACAGAATCAAATCATTGGGGGACATGGGAAAATGTGTTACAGATGTGGACTTGCAAGCTATAGCTGAAGATGTTATGGGGGTTATGTCCGAAAAACCAGTAGAACTTCAAGAATTAACCATAGTATCTGGAAATAAGGTAACACCAACTGCTTCAGTAAAACTTAAAATCGGAGATGTTGAAAAATTGGAGGCAGGCGTGGGAGTAGGACCAGTGGATGCTGCAATAGTAGCAATCACAAAAACAATAGAAGACCTTGCAAATATCGAATTTGAAGAATACCACGTGGATGCAATAACTGGTGGAACCGATGCCCTTATTGATGTGGTTATCAAACTTAAACATGATGGTAAAGTGGTGAGCGCTAGGAGCACACAACCAGATATTATAAATGCGAGTGTAGAGGCATTTTTAGGTGGAATTAACAAAATACTCACTGATAAGAAGGTTAATGAGTCTAAAAATGTTTAAGTGTGTTTTTTTTTTAAAAAATAGAAAAATTTATACCTTTCACAAATTTTTATTATATGGATTATTATTGGCAAAACCCTTGAATGGTATTTAAAACAACATTTGGCTAAAATTTTGCGTTTAATAGTTCTAAGGATTTACTATAGATCTTTAATTTAGATGGGTGATAAGATAATGAGTCAATTCAACATAATTGATCATAATATTCAAATCGCAGGATTTGACGCCGAAATAAATAATTTGACAGAATTAATGGACTTAATAAAGATTATCAGTGCCGGAAATCAATGTGAAGGTTGTGTAATTCAGTTGTTAAAATCTGATGGAATAGCTGGTGAAAAACATGTGTTACAAGCTATTTCACAAGCTTTGATGGCTTTTAATAGAAATAATAATATGGCTCAGGATTTGGGACTAGAAATATGTGTTAGGGCATCAGCTCAAAGACAAATATCACGTGCTCTTAAGATTTTAGGAATAAAAGAAGGCAAAATAGGTATATGTGCTGTAGCTGTGGATTGTGATGAAAACATTATGTATGAATTAGGTAAGATTTTGGGTGAAAAAAACAATAAAATGTTAAATGCCAATGTTGATGTATTGAAAAAATTGTATAACATTTCCGATGAGGAAATAAAAAGTGCAGGGAATGTTGAAAGAGTTCTAATTGAGAGAACTGCACTGTTAAATCTTGAAATTTGATTTCTTTTATTATCCTTAATTTATTTTCGGTTTTTCTATTTTAGCTATGGCATCTGCAGCACTAATTCGTACATGAGGGTCTTCATCTTGCAGCGCAGATTTTAAAGATTCAAGTGCTTTTTTATCCCCAATTTCTCCCAAGGCTTCTGCAGCTTTTTCTCGAACAATGGAGTTACCTTCATTAAGTGCTTTAATTAATGGATTTACAGCGGGTTTTTTAAATTTACCCAGTGATAATGCTGTTTTCCATCTGACGGCAGCGCTTTTATCATCTAAATTTGCAATCAGTGGTTCGATAGCTCTTAAATCTCTTATTTCTCCCAACGCCCACGCAGCCCTGGTTCTCACACTCTCATTATCATCTTTCAATGCTTCGATAAGGGGTAAAACTGATGGTTCCTTGATTTTTTCCAAGGCCTCTGAAGCCCTCCATTGGACACTGGAATTTTCATCCTTCAAAGTCTTAATCAGTGGAGCAACAGCCCTCGGATCTCTAATTTCACCCAAAACTTCAACTGCACGATGTCTAATATCAGGATCAGGTTCATTCAAGGCTTCAATCAATATTTCCACAGCTTTTTCTTGACCAATTTTTTCAATAGCCTCTTCCAAGCGTTCTTGCGATTTTTTGGCCCTCAAAACTTTATCTTTTCTGGGTATTGTTTTGATTTTAGCATTGGCTTTTATCTTATCAAGAGAAACAATTGCTGTTTTTTGAACATCATCATCTTCATCAAAGAGCATATCTTCTAAATAGGGTATGAAATCTTCATCATCAATTCTACCCATTATTTGGACGGTTTTTTCCCTCACATGAGGATCTCCATCATACAAACAGTCTAGAACAATTTCAAAAGATATTTCATCCATTTTAAATAGTGAATTCAAGCTACACTTACGTACTTGCCAGCTTTCATCATCAAGAGCTTTTTTCAAGTGTTTAGTTGATCGAGGATCACCGATCTCCCCAAGAGCATCAGCTGCACTATGTCTCACTTCTCTATTACGATCTTTAAGAGCGATAATAAGTGAAGAAGCAGATTCAAAGCTTCCAATTTTTCCAAGGGCTTCGGCTGCCCTCCATCTCATATCATCATTTTCATCATCTTCTAAAACTGAGGTTAAATATTTTACAGCATTTCCTCCTCCAATTTCCCCTAAGGCATAGATTGCAATTTCCTGAAAATCACTTCCCTCATATTGGATTTTTTCAATAATAATATTTGCCGCTCGTTTATCCCCAATTTCACCCAATGAATACACGGCCATATTACGCACAGATTCGTCTTCATCTTCTAGAGCGCCTAAAATATCATAAATTGCAGATTTATCTTCCAAATCTCCTAAAGCTTCAATTGCCCGGTATCTTATCAAGCTATTAGGATGATAAATTGATTTAATCAACTTTTTTATATTTTTGTCATGTTTATAATTTGCCACGTCTTCTTCAGTGATTTTAAAGATTGACATTATAAGATCCTCTAAAATTATAATACAAAATTGTCAAAATTAAGAAATAAACTTATCTATTTTCACTTACAAATCAATAATACTCATTAAAATGAGAGTATGCTCAAGAGCATTAATCATGAGATTTTTACATAAAATCAGAAATGATCTTATTAGTTATTTCTGCTATTTTTCTCAGATTTTCATTTTTCAAACTTTTTATTTCCAAGTTTTTTATTTCCAAACACACTGCTGGTTGTTTTATCCGGTCATAACGTGGACAAGTACTAATCATCCCACCACCATTTACAGGAATTTTTTTTCTCAATTCACGTGCCATCGGTTTAGGGTTTTTTGAAGGTATGGTTACATTTATTCCACGATATTCCTCAAATAAAACCGTTTTAATCTCTTTTTTCAAAAAATTACATGCTTGTAATGTTTTAGAAAGAGTATCTGGTGCTTCTTTAATGGCTTCAACCAAACCTGCGCATATAACAGGGTTTGGGCGTAAAGTTTTTAGAATAAAATTAGAATTATCAAGCATGTTTGGATCATTGGTGGAAATAAATCCTCCACTGCCCAAATTGATGATTTTTGGTGATCCAGTAGATGCCACTATTATATGGGCATGATCACCGCAAGCCAAACTTCTCTGGGGATCACCAATAGAACCTGAAGCATCCTCCACCAAAATCACCCCTCTCTCATCACACAATTCAAATATTTCTTTAACTGGTTGTTCTGCCATATAACCTGCAAAACTAGTTATAAATAGTGAATGAGGTGTTTTAAGTTTAATATTATCATCTAAAACTTCTAAATTGATAATTCCATGATTTGTGGGAAGGTATGATATTTTCAGACCTAAAAAATCGGCAATTTTTTTAAATCCAGTCCAACCACCCTGATCTGGTAATAAAACGGGTCCTTTAATGTTGTTCATTGCGATCATTATAGCTGAATTTCCACTATTAACTACCCGGGCATGTTCATGGCAAGTAAGGTCTTTTAAACTCTCTTCAGCATTCCGATTATGATTTGTTTCTATTTCTCGATTCCCAAGATCTAAAGATGCCTGACACATAGCTTCCCTGGCATTTTTGGTGGGTTTTTTAAAAAAAAAGTCCATATTATCACGATTTTTAATAATTTAGTCATTTATTAAAATTTACTTAAAAAAATTATCAAGAGTGGTCTGTCTTGATTTAAGGAGGTCCTGTAATAGATCACTGGTTTTGATAAAACTATCTATTGGAAGTTTCAAACGAGTATCAATGTAGGCCAAAGCTGATTTCATATCCTCAAATTCGTGATAAGGCTGTTCCATGGCATGTCTAATGTTTTCTCGGACGTTAAAAACGCCCAGTGGCACATATCCGGAATAAGCCTCTCTGAGAACAACAACTCCTGCCTGAATTTTTTGACGAGCTAAAGCTTCCAGAACTGCCATTTTACAAGTGTAATAGCATCCTCCAACCACTGAATATTCTTTTTTTCCATTATAATTTTCATAATCGGAGAAAATGAGTTTTTCCTTTCCTAAAACATGTAAAAATGCTTCCATCCATTCGTATTGCCAAGGCGTGGGAAGTATAAGCACAGCATAATAATTATTAAGACTACTAAACTCGTATACTCGATGGACATCCACTAAATC is a window from the Methanobacterium sp. genome containing:
- a CDS encoding DegT/DnrJ/EryC1/StrS aminotransferase family protein, with amino-acid sequence MDFFFKKPTKNAREAMCQASLDLGNREIETNHNRNAEESLKDLTCHEHARVVNSGNSAIMIAMNNIKGPVLLPDQGGWTGFKKIADFLGLKISYLPTNHGIINLEVLDDNIKLKTPHSLFITSFAGYMAEQPVKEIFELCDERGVILVEDASGSIGDPQRSLACGDHAHIIVASTGSPKIINLGSGGFISTNDPNMLDNSNFILKTLRPNPVICAGLVEAIKEAPDTLSKTLQACNFLKKEIKTVLFEEYRGINVTIPSKNPKPMARELRKKIPVNGGGMISTCPRYDRIKQPAVCLEIKNLEIKSLKNENLRKIAEITNKIISDFM
- a CDS encoding TIGR01177 family methyltransferase, producing the protein MEVALILSQEHQTLPKAEVEAVLECEEITYSIKKYCDGVLLLNIPEKYLKNLPNISRRLSYTHEMIHIILSADENKLLSEAKKYPWEKYVQSDYAVRVKKMDRRSSHNTSNLEWEVGSIIKKTLGKNARVKLKDPSILIRIILQDEMALLGYRTGQISKKHFYNLKPHKRPFFYPGSMSPKLARCMVNLTRIRAGETLLDPFCGTGGILIEAGVIGTRVIGTDIDYKMVKGTKENLQYCDIHDYHVFQEDARKLKLPKVVDAIVTDPPYGISASTGGESSENLYHQSMISLERLIKDDGLMCLATPHYLNLDEIFKGTKFKIIEQHHIRMHKSLTRVISVLKKI
- a CDS encoding HEAT repeat domain-containing protein, which codes for MSIFKITEEDVANYKHDKNIKKLIKSIYHPNSLIRYRAIEALGDLEDKSAIYDILGALEDEDESVRNMAVYSLGEIGDKRAANIIIEKIQYEGSDFQEIAIYALGEIGGGNAVKYLTSVLEDDENDDMRWRAAEALGKIGSFESASSLIIALKDRNREVRHSAADALGEIGDPRSTKHLKKALDDESWQVRKCSLNSLFKMDEISFEIVLDCLYDGDPHVREKTVQIMGRIDDEDFIPYLEDMLFDEDDDVQKTAIVSLDKIKANAKIKTIPRKDKVLRAKKSQERLEEAIEKIGQEKAVEILIEALNEPDPDIRHRAVEVLGEIRDPRAVAPLIKTLKDENSSVQWRASEALEKIKEPSVLPLIEALKDDNESVRTRAAWALGEIRDLRAIEPLIANLDDKSAAVRWKTALSLGKFKKPAVNPLIKALNEGNSIVREKAAEALGEIGDKKALESLKSALQDEDPHVRISAADAIAKIEKPKIN
- a CDS encoding 2-isopropylmalate synthase; the protein is MKARIFDTTLRDGEQTPGISLTPDEKLLIARKLDELGVNVIEAGSAITSEGERNGIKKITSEGLSAELCSFTRAVQLDIDAALECDVDSIHLVVPTSDLHLEHKLRKSREQVKRMAVESTQYAVDHGLLVEISSEDATRSDMEFMKEIFQAGIDAGAKRICACDTVGILTPERSFDFYSQLMDLNVPLSVHCHNDFGLAVANSLAGLRAGATQAHVTVNGIGERAGNASLEELVVSLYSLYNVQTQINIQMLYEVSKMVARITGMYLQPNKAIVGENAFAHESGIHADGVMKKAETYEPIMPELVGHKRRFVMGKHVGSHIIKQRINEMGFRVDDERFSQIFNRIKSLGDMGKCVTDVDLQAIAEDVMGVMSEKPVELQELTIVSGNKVTPTASVKLKIGDVEKLEAGVGVGPVDAAIVAITKTIEDLANIEFEEYHVDAITGGTDALIDVVIKLKHDGKVVSARSTQPDIINASVEAFLGGINKILTDKKVNESKNV